The following coding sequences are from one Diabrotica virgifera virgifera chromosome 2, PGI_DIABVI_V3a window:
- the LOC126880948 gene encoding uncharacterized protein LOC126880948 produces METSETSDDGDQFIDEDIFKTEDTETQLLPCSSTELGNWAIRHNITHAALKDLLQIIKRQYDSSLFIDARTLLKTPKNTKKSCKVIQGGEYWHQGLDVCLTNTFKNLSKDMLIQLNVNIDGLPIYKSSKRQFWPILCSIYEMPDIQPMIVGIFHGNNKPLDINEFLEPFVEDVKRLQSNGLCVNGHMIHIKIRCFICDSPARAFIKGVVNFNGINGCLKCTTEGEYSYLSRTVVFPDIKCPLRTDAKFRSKHYGKHHKGQESPILKISEVDMVQDFIVADELHLLELGVMKRCLTGWKDGSMGFSK; encoded by the exons ATGGAAACCAGTGAAACATCAGATGATGGTGACCAGTTTATTGATGAAGACATTTTTAAAACAGAAGATACTGAAACGCAATTATTGCCTTGTTCAAGTACCGAATTAGGAAATTGGGCAATCCGACATAATATTACACATGCAGCTCTAAAAGATCTCCTACAAATAATCAAGAGACAGTATGATTCTAGTTTATTTATCGATGCTAGAACATTAttaaaaacgccaaaaaatacgaaaaaaagttgtaaagttatacaGGGTGGAGAATATTGGCATCAAGGTCTTGACGTTTGTCTAACGAAcacttttaaaaacttgtcaaaagaCATGTTAATACAGCTCAATGTAAATATAGATGGGTTGCCAATATATAAAAGTTCCAAACGTCAGTTTTGGCCAATTTTATGTAGCATATATGAAATGCCTGATATACAACCTATGATTGTTGGCATTTTCCATGGAAATAACAAGCCTCTAGATATAAATGAATTTTTGGAGCCTTTTGTTGAGGATGTTAAGCGGCTGCAATCAAATGGACTCTGTGTTAATGGGCATATGATTCACATAAAAATTAGATGCTTTATCTGCGATTCACCTGCACGGGCATTTATTAAAG GTGTAGTCAATTTCAATGGGATTAATGGATGCCTTAAATGCACTACTGAAGGCGAATATTCTTATCTTTCTCGAACTGTTGTATTTCCTGATATAAAATGTCCTCTTAGAACTGATGCAAAATTCAGAAGTAAACATTATGGTAAGCACCATAAAGGGCAAGAgtcaccaattttgaaaatttccgaAGTTGACATGGTGCAGGATTTTATAGTAGCAGATGAACTACATCTTTTAGAGCTAGGTGTGATGAAGCGTTGTCTAACAGGATGGAAAGATGGTTCTATGGGTTTCTCAAAGTAA
- the LOC126880489 gene encoding uncharacterized protein LOC126880489 isoform X1, translating to MNRCNPEPHFKIVETIEAGRSVLTVVPHKWIKNKILFWPPKNVKNLIKDVNSTPDITWNKIICRIKRNYYKNRIAAETELLEMSGGSATSSTDSEVLGEMKEKNKVRNTKKVTSQQNFETLFASSSSKFCSFQPIIPEETPEPVVESENIILETNFSDEAIISPEAIANAQFLNVIEQPLIGEESKNDIINKLNDIEQKFNQFKNDITESVKDMLVKAVAAIKSDFDAKLLSAMQNFKNNHQDDDNIQFEFHAVSTSQELSQLEENLKDPNYEKKVRNYFKKIIGNIPDTSNGLDTCYSIVDYFFEKKFMVQCSWTGGSRSNTEKCCIKNCKNILEVFFTIVQSSNKDFSKALLKKFIIGITRNAKKRSLTGGIRQSSIHRRKKSMVKKQRLSGNRKGVAQRQGKGTYIKKMYNIKIIISGENEIFYENEQSFNEEKEYDEDNDEYGMEKYEADGEDAIIEHDEVEEEDNNDTDTD from the exons ATGAATAGGTGTAATCCAG AACCCCATTTTAAAATCGTTGAGACGATAGAAGCTGGAAGGTCGGTCTTAACTGTTGTTCCACACAAGtggataaaaaacaaaattttattttggcCACCAAAAAACGTGAAAAATCTGATAAAGGATGTCAATTCTACTCCAGACATTACGTGGAATAAAATAATATGTCGCATCAaaagaaattattataaaaatcgcATTGCAGCTGAAACTGAACTTTTAGAAATGTCGGGAGGTTCGGCAACGTCTTCAACTGATTCCGAGGTTTTAggagaaatgaaagaaaaaaataaagtaagAAACACAAAAAAGGTCACTAGTCAACAAAATTTTGAAACTCTGTTTGCATCATCATCGTCAAAATTTTGTTCGTTTCAACCAATCATACCGGAAGAAACTCCTGAGCCTGTTGTTGAAAGcgaaaatataattttggaaACCAATTTTTCGGATGAGGCAATTATTTCTCCTGAAGCAATTGCAAATGCGCAGTTTTTAAATGTCATCGAACAG CCTTTGATTGGAGAAGAAAGTAAAAACGACATTATTAACAAGTTGAATGACATTGAGCAAAAATTTAATCAGTTTAAAAATGATATAACAGAGAGCGTAAAAGATATGTTGGTGAAGGCAGTTGCGGCAATTAAATCAGATTTTGATGCCAAATTATTGTCAGCAATGCAGAATTTTAAAAACAATCATCAGGATGATGACAATATTCAATTTGAATTTCATGCCGTTTCAACCTCACAGGAGTTAAGTCAATTAGAGGAAAATCTCAAAGATCCAAATTATGAAAAGAAAGTA agaaattattttaaaaaaattattggtaATATTCCTGATACTAGTAATGGTTTGGATACCTGCTATAGTATTGTAgattatttttttgagaaaaaatttatgGTGCAGTGTTCGTGGACGGGAGGAAGTAGAAGCAACACTGAAAAATGTTgtattaaaaattgcaaaaatattttagaaGTGTTTTTTACAATAGTCCAAAGTTCCAATAAAGATTTTTCGAAGGCTTTGttgaaaaaatttataattgGAATTACAAGAAATGCAAAGAAGCGTAGTTTAACTGGAGGCATCCGCCAATCTTCAATACATAGAAGAAAAAAATCAATGGTTAAAAAACAACGTTTAAGTGGAAACAGAAAAGGTGTTGCTCAAAGACAAGGTAAAGGtacctatattaaaaaaatgtataacataaaaattattatttcaggcgaaaatgaaattttttatgaaaatgagCAATCATTTAATGAAGAAAAAGAATATGATGAAGATAATGATGAATATGGTATGGAAAAATATGAAGCTGACGGTGAAGATGCTATAATAGAACATGACGAGGTTGAAGAGGAAGATAATAATGATACAGACACGGACTAA
- the LOC126880489 gene encoding uncharacterized protein LOC126880489 isoform X2: protein MNRCNPEPHFKIVETIEAGRSVLTVVPHKWIKNKILFWPPKNVKNLIKDVNSTPDITWNKIICRIKRNYYKNRIAAETELLEMSGGSATSSTDSEVLGEMKEKNKVRNTKKVTSQQNFETLFASSSSKFCSFQPIIPEETPEPVVESENIILETNFSDEAIISPEAIANAQFLNVIEQPLIGEESKNDIINKLNDIEQKFNQFKNDITESVKDMLVKAVAAIKSDFDAKLLSAMQNFKNNHQDDDNIQFEFHAVSTSQELSQLEENLKDPNYEKKVRNYFKKIIGNIPDTSNGLDTCYSIVDYFFEKKFMVQCSWTGGSRSNTEKCCIKNCKNILEVFFTIVQSSNKDFSKALLKKFIIGITRNAKKRSLTGGIRQSSIHRRKKSMVKKQRLSGNRKGVAQRQGENEIFYENEQSFNEEKEYDEDNDEYGMEKYEADGEDAIIEHDEVEEEDNNDTDTD from the exons ATGAATAGGTGTAATCCAG AACCCCATTTTAAAATCGTTGAGACGATAGAAGCTGGAAGGTCGGTCTTAACTGTTGTTCCACACAAGtggataaaaaacaaaattttattttggcCACCAAAAAACGTGAAAAATCTGATAAAGGATGTCAATTCTACTCCAGACATTACGTGGAATAAAATAATATGTCGCATCAaaagaaattattataaaaatcgcATTGCAGCTGAAACTGAACTTTTAGAAATGTCGGGAGGTTCGGCAACGTCTTCAACTGATTCCGAGGTTTTAggagaaatgaaagaaaaaaataaagtaagAAACACAAAAAAGGTCACTAGTCAACAAAATTTTGAAACTCTGTTTGCATCATCATCGTCAAAATTTTGTTCGTTTCAACCAATCATACCGGAAGAAACTCCTGAGCCTGTTGTTGAAAGcgaaaatataattttggaaACCAATTTTTCGGATGAGGCAATTATTTCTCCTGAAGCAATTGCAAATGCGCAGTTTTTAAATGTCATCGAACAG CCTTTGATTGGAGAAGAAAGTAAAAACGACATTATTAACAAGTTGAATGACATTGAGCAAAAATTTAATCAGTTTAAAAATGATATAACAGAGAGCGTAAAAGATATGTTGGTGAAGGCAGTTGCGGCAATTAAATCAGATTTTGATGCCAAATTATTGTCAGCAATGCAGAATTTTAAAAACAATCATCAGGATGATGACAATATTCAATTTGAATTTCATGCCGTTTCAACCTCACAGGAGTTAAGTCAATTAGAGGAAAATCTCAAAGATCCAAATTATGAAAAGAAAGTA agaaattattttaaaaaaattattggtaATATTCCTGATACTAGTAATGGTTTGGATACCTGCTATAGTATTGTAgattatttttttgagaaaaaatttatgGTGCAGTGTTCGTGGACGGGAGGAAGTAGAAGCAACACTGAAAAATGTTgtattaaaaattgcaaaaatattttagaaGTGTTTTTTACAATAGTCCAAAGTTCCAATAAAGATTTTTCGAAGGCTTTGttgaaaaaatttataattgGAATTACAAGAAATGCAAAGAAGCGTAGTTTAACTGGAGGCATCCGCCAATCTTCAATACATAGAAGAAAAAAATCAATGGTTAAAAAACAACGTTTAAGTGGAAACAGAAAAGGTGTTGCTCAAAGACAAG gcgaaaatgaaattttttatgaaaatgagCAATCATTTAATGAAGAAAAAGAATATGATGAAGATAATGATGAATATGGTATGGAAAAATATGAAGCTGACGGTGAAGATGCTATAATAGAACATGACGAGGTTGAAGAGGAAGATAATAATGATACAGACACGGACTAA